Sequence from the Caldisericia bacterium genome:
GACCAAGGAGAAATAAGAGTTAATATTTATAGGAAAGATGAAAAAAATATAGTAATAGAAATTTCAGATACAGGTATAGGTATTCCGGAAGAACATATACCCAGAATTTTTGAAAGATTTTATGTTGTTGATAAATCGCGGTCAAAAGAAACAGGTGGAACAGGACTTGGACTATCCATAGTAAAACATATTGTTAATTTACATAATGGC
This genomic interval carries:
- a CDS encoding ATP-binding protein produces the protein DQGEIRVNIYRKDEKNIVIEISDTGIGIPEEHIPRIFERFYVVDKSRSKETGGTGLGLSIVKHIVNLHNGEILVDSKLGQGTKFLIILPDNKH